A genomic segment from Biomphalaria glabrata chromosome 16, xgBioGlab47.1, whole genome shotgun sequence encodes:
- the LOC106050154 gene encoding uncharacterized protein LOC106050154: MSKTINLLLIGTAGNGKSATGNSILGQEKFATSADFTDAEKFVKKGSSVFEGSTINVVDVPGIDTDNKNEDVFKKFQTLVKKAFDICQDGFSAFILVLKYGNRFTRQEHETLKLIRSTFGDDVIKNQVICVLTHGDMFKADMEQDGDEVEFEVWSKKQEGAIQKLFQECNYRCILFDNKSKDKSTTYEQLRKLIALTCETLTYTDDLYHSSESGRSDLLEEIKAPEQNRQIMAIIDTFRSEMKQIEQECENDSSHQIELLKNLLARVKDYENCLDVPKALATKSLNPRSMLAVLVSELKSRTKLLELDRNSAPEPTKDDKEKITENSSFKRHENKRVPIRPTPKKDPDTAEPKVSDTAERQCINLLLLGTTGNGISSVGNAILGKPRFPVSSNSKSSAAEVALDSRDFDICTVRVIDVPGIDTDNSSVDDFNQFQRYVDEAFRKCKDGFNAVVLVLKYGNRFSGQDSHTVKLVTGTLGNSVLQKNIICVFSYGDMYQEDEIITFKDWCYRQVGGLRDVFKKCQYRCVLFNNKTKDENKVIEQFENLFSLTKQTQKYSNRDYKAANRERKGFENNFFTKDRIQESLESFLQIMIEYEEILNQSQEVDSQIALLKRKLQTLKSHERKISGYGEQCQQVLLPLVRQLTETIQRTIEEIDSERPTVFIRNSGNRRTNDSNVSRYSTTRDTRALIGEHPNESHRQKSTTCCSSCVIL; this comes from the exons ATGagcaaaacaattaatttactTCTGATCGGTACAGCTGGCAACGGTAAAAGTGCCACCGGTAACTCAATCCTTGGCCAGGAGAAGTTTGCCACGTCAGCTGACTTTACAGATGCCGAGAAATTCGTCAAGAAAGGTTCCAGTGTATTTGAAGGCTCCACCATCAACGTCGTGGATGTCCCCGGCATCGATACGGACAACAAGAACGAGGACGTGTTCAAAAAATTCCAGACTTTGGTCAAAAAAGCCTTCGACATATGTCAAGATGGCTTCTCTGCTTTCATTTTAGTTCTGAAATACGGAAATCGATTCACGCGCCAGGAGCACGAGACGCTGAAGCTGATCAGGTCAACCTTCGGCgatgacgtcatcaaaaatcAAGTCATCTGCGTGCTGACCCACGGCGACATGTTCAAAGCGGATATGGAGCAAGACGGTGACGAGGTCGAGTTCGAGgtttggtcaaagaaacaggaAGGGGCCATCCAGAAACTTTTTCAGGAATGCAACTATAGATGCATTCTCTTCGATAACAAGTCTAAAGATAAGAGTACAACCTATGAGCAACTGAGAAAGCTTATCGCACTGACTTGTGAGACTCTAACATACACTGATGATCTATACCATTCATCAGAGTCTGGTCGATCTGATTTATTGGAAGAAATCAAAGCCCCTGAACAAAACAGACAGATCATGGCGATCATTGATACTTTTAGATCAGAAATGAAACAGATAGAGCAGGAATGTGAAAACGACTCCAGCCATCAGATTGAGCTTTTAAAGAATCTATTAGCCAGAGTTAAGGACTATGAAAATTGTCTCGATGTGCCGAAAGCACTGGCGACGAAATCTCTCAATCCTAGAAGCATGCTGGCTGTGTTAGTGAGTGAGCTTAAGTCGAGAACAAAATTGTTAGAGTTAGATCGTAATTCAGCACCAGAGCCAACGAAGGATGACAAGGAAAAGATAACAGAAAACAGTTCCTTCAAAagacatgaaaataaaagagtCCCAATTAGGCCTACTCCAAAAAAAG ATCCTGATACAGCAGAACCTAAg GTGTCCGACACTGCTGAACGTCAGTGCATAAATCTCCTATTGCTGGGAACAACCGGAAATGGGATAAGCTCTGTTGGCAACGCTATTCTAGGGAAACCAAGATTCCCTGTCTCATCCAACAGTAAAAGCAGTGCAGCCGAGGTAGCTCTAGATTCACGAGACTTCGACATTTGCACAGTTAGGGTCATCGATGTCCCAGGTATCGATACAGACAACAGCTCCGTTGACGACTTTAACCAATTCCAGCGATACGTCGATGAAGCGTTTAGGAAATGTAAAGATGGCTTCAACGCCGTCGTCCTGGTTTTAAAATACGGAAACAGATTTTCAGGCCAGGACAGTCACACGGTGAAACTCGTAACTGGGACTCTGGGAAATTCTGTCCTacagaaaaatataatttgtgtCTTCTCTTACGGAGACATGTATCAAGAAGATGAAATAATCACTTTTAAAGATTGGTGCTATCGGCAAGTCGGGGGGCTACGTGATGTGTTTAAAAAGTGTCAATACAGGTGTGTCTTGTtcaacaacaaaaccaaagatgAGAACAAAGTAATCGAGCAGTTCGAAAATCTTTTCTCTCTCACAAAACAAACACAGAAGTACTCAAACCGTGACTACAAAGCAGCCAACAGGGAGCGAAAaggttttgaaaataatttctttacTAAAGATCGCATTCAGGAATCTCTAGAATCTTTCCTACAAATCATGATCGAGTATGAAGAAATACTTAATCAATCGCAAGAGGTCGATAGTCAAATAGCGTTGTTAAAAAGGAAACTCCAAACGCTAAAGAGTCACGAGAGAAAGATTTCTGGTTACGGGGAACAATGTCAACAAGTCCTCCTGCCATTAGTAAGACAGCTGACGGAAACAATACAGAGAACTATAGAGGAGATTGACTCAGAGAGACCGACAGTGTTTATTCGAAACTCTGGGAATAGAAGAACCAATGATAGTAATGTATCCAGATATTCTACCACCAGAGACACAAGAGCTTTAATTGGAGAACATCCTAATGAATCTCATAGACAGAAGAGCACAACATGTTGTTCTTCGTGTGTTATTTTAtaa